The Zingiber officinale cultivar Zhangliang chromosome 9A, Zo_v1.1, whole genome shotgun sequence genome window below encodes:
- the LOC122021391 gene encoding curcumin synthase 2 has translation MAMISLQAMRKAQRAQGPATILSVGTANPPNLYEQTTYPDYYFRVTNSEDKQELKSKFRRMCEKTMVKRRYLYLTPEILKERPKLCSYMEPSFDDRQDIVVEEIPKLAAEAAEKAIKEWGGEKSAITHLVFCSISGIDMPGADYRLAKLLGLPLTVNRLMLYSQACHMGAAMLRIAKDIAENNRSARVLVVACEITVLSFRGPDERDFQALAGQAGFGDGAAAVVVGADPVPGVERPLYHIMSATQTTVPESEKAVGGHLREVGLTFHSFNQLPAIIADNVGSSLAEAFEPIGIKDWNDIFWVAHPGNWAIMNAIETKLGLEQSKLATARHVFSEFGNMQSATVYFVMDELRKRSAAENRATTGDGLRWGVLFGFGPGISIETVVLQSVPL, from the exons ATGGCGATGATCAGCTTGCAGGCGATGCGCAAGGCACAGAGAGCTCAAGGTCCGGCCACCATCTTGTCCGTCGGCACCGCCAACCCGCCCAATCTCTACGAGCAGACCACGTATCCCGACTACTACTTTCGCGTCACCAACTCGGAGGACAAGCAGGAGCTCAAGAGCAAGTTCCGTCGCATGT GCGAGAAGACGATGGTGAAGAGGCGCTATCTTTACTTGACGCCGGAGATCCTCAAGGAGCGGCCGAAGCTGTGCTCGTACATGGAGCCGTCGTTCGACGACCGGCAGGACATCGTGGTGGAGGAGATTCCGAAACTGGCCGCGGAGGCAGCGGAGAAGGCTATCAAGGAGTGGGGCGGCGAGAAGTCGGCCATCACCCACCTCGTCTTCTGCTCCATCAGCGGCATCGACATGCCCGGCGCAGACTACCGCCTCGCTAAGCTTCTCGGGCTCCCGCTCACCGTCAATCGCCTGATGCTCTACAGCCAGGCCTGCCACATGGGCGCCGCCATGCTGCGCATCGCCAAGGACATCGCCGAGAACAACCGCTCCGCGCGCGTCCTCGTCGTCGCCTGCGAGATCACCGTGCTCAGCTTCCGCGGCCCGGACGAGCGCGACTTCCAGGCGCTCGCCGGCCAGGCCGGCTTCGGAGACGGCGCCGCCGCGGTGGTCGTCGGCGCCGACCCCGTCCCCGGCGTCGAGCGGCCGCTCTACCACATCATGTCGGCGACTCAGACGACGGTGCCGGAGAGCGAGAAGGCGGTGGGGGGGCACCTCCGCGAGGTGGGGCTGACCTTCCACTCTTTCAACCAACTCCCGGCGATCATCGCTGACAACGTGGGGAGCAGCCTGGCGGAGGCGTTCGAACCGATCGGGATCAAGGACTGGAACGACATCTTCTGGGTGGCGCACCCTGGCAACTGGGCCATCATGAACGCCATCGAGACCAAGCTGGGGCTGGAACAGAGCAAGCTGGCCACCGCACGCCACGTCTTCTCCGAGTTCGGCAACATGCAGAGCGCCACCGTCTACTTCGTGATGGACGAGCTCAGGAAACGGTCGGCGGCGGAGAACCGGGCGACCACCGGCGACGGGCTCCGGTGGGGCGTGCTCTTCGGCTTCGGCCCCGGCATCAGCATCGAAACCGTCGTGCTCCAAAGCGTGCCGCTTTAG